The DNA segment gaaaatatgaatgaGTGGCATGTTTTAACCATTTTGTTAACTTTTCCGAGACTAACCAAtgaattcattcatattttaaacagtatttgtattatttagatATTTACATTGTTTAACATTAGCATTATTTAGAGTAAAATGGTTATGAGAGGGACCAACAattgaaacaaaagaaaaaccctgACAACATGTGATGTGGATTACTGAACATGGTACGCTCTGTGTTGGTTGTTATGTTAACCATGCTACTGTTATATTAACTTTCTTAAACCACTATCTTATCAATATACTCATGAGGAAGCTACAACCTTGAAACGGCCTCATAACAACTGTCTGGTTAGTGTCCCCTGTCTATTTTAAACACAGGTTTTAGTGGAGTAACTCTTCTCATAGCTGGTGTTATACATGAGTTAATAATCCTAACTCTGTGGTGCACCTGCATTCTAACCTGTTCCTCTGAGTttctggagagagaagaggagcaggtgCTGACCGAGCAGGAGTCATGGCAGTAAATTACAGCAGAGAAGCTTTGAGcatgtttcatgtttatctATGAACATAATAAGAACTCACTTCTGGTGCTGCTCTGTCTTGTCTGTACTGTCTGTGGCCCATCTTcacgtctccatttcctcaCGCTGCCATTTTGAGCACTTGAGTGTAATCTGCGCAGTGGCAAtgagggggtggagccacgGCAGCAACTTCCCGCTGATACACCTTCTccaccaatcacgagtcagtctcacctgtcaatcaaggCATTTCACCTggttttcatagcatcaaataactcatttgCACCAAACTAACTGGAAAAAACGCGCATttgaaattttgtttttgtgagttTATTTCGTTCatcgaccaaacaaaacaattatcatgcaaacacaaaaaatcaaatcttgaatgaaaaggagcagaaagaagaataatcgTATATAATCCGCCCCTCTTTCACAAGACATTAATTCACAAGGAAACCAATTCagtacaaaattaaattaaacatttaaatagctGCAGGCCAACACAGCCCCTCACATTCCTCTATTAGTTCCTAAGTTACAATTCATTTTATACCATTCAAAGAAGCTCACTAAATGATTTACCTGAtacaaaaaagaacaagaacaaacagaacaaaacttaatcaacacatttcattgtatttcCTCAACATACTGGCTTTATTTGCTTTTCttaatatattgtttgtttaagattctttgttgtctttttgagATTTTTGCATAAACTCCTTTCACTGTAATGCACCATTCCATTACTTGGTTttgaatctctttttttttttaaagatctctGTTCCTTTTAAGTAATAATGTCTTTCtcatttttcaaataatttcTGGATGTTGGTAGGCAAAGTTTTATCATGAGCTGTATACATCATTTGCAGAATACTGTAATCTACTAGTTCCTGAAATTCCAACAACTTTAACTGAATGAATAATGGGTTTAATGGATCTTTATATCGACTTCTACTGATGGATCTTATGGCtcatttttgtaaaatgaaaactgaatgaGTATGTGTTTTGCAAGCAATTTCCCAAAATTCAACACAGTCGTTAAGATATGGAACAAtcgtcagtgtgataagaactaccttaaatCTTTGAGAAAAGGTGATTTGACGGACACAAGCATGGGGGCAGGGTATTTTAGCCctacctttactgcagccaaccaccaggtggcgatggaGACGCCAATCAATTGCCGTGTTTTGTCCAAAACACTTAAACACAATTTCATGTGATATATGATTTTAATCCAGTATccagtcaaattaaaaatatatttataaaatataattttattaaaacagaatTGAGACACCATTGACACAGAGTGACTATTAAGACCGTCTACAATCGTTGCTTTGCTCTGGATGGATGAGACCAGGGTGGGTGTGGTtaaggaggtagagagggtcgtccactaatcagaaggttggtggtCTCCTCCATTCTGAAtgcaaagtgtccttgggcaagatactgaaaagCACTGTAAAGCATTTTGATTGGTCAAGACTAGTGTGAATGGATCATGCACATGCAGGTGGTGGACATGGTTTCTGCTCATCTCTCACAGCACACTCAGACTTAGTACGTCCAAGTGATGTGTTCCGGGTCCAGGCTCAAAGGACAATGTCACTCATAACTCATCCCTGGACAATCATTATCTGTCTTAATAGgttacagaaaaataacaaaattaaacattaaatccaggtttataaaacaatgaaaaacatatgTAATCTATGATTTCATTATCAAGTTTGAGTAAAGTTATGCCCAAAATTCGATATATTTGGTTTACTGTCTAAATTTCAGCTTCCAAACAGCAAGTTGATTTGATGTCCTGCGAGTCAATGTAATATAAATCAACATATGGCCAATTGCACATCATTCTGCTGTCCACCATCACAGAGCACTCATTAGTCTTGCATGGAGTGGAGTCGTTCAGTCAGCAGTGATTGCAGCTTGGCAGCAAAAGGTCAAAAACAGGCTCTATTCCCAGCACAGAGAAGATAAGACattatttttggcttcatttagaAATAAGAAGTACagaacagcaggaaacacagaagGGAAAGGCAGAGGGATCAAGAAAACTTAGTGAGAGACGCTTATCGAGAGTGGAGCCACTGCGGgtcaacatttgaaaaaaagggCTGTGTGCAGTCGCATCACTACTCAACAACTAGTCACGGCTGTTATGTGCACACAGGAGGACAATCATTTACACAAGCACAAAACTACACAGGCATATAGTGCGGCCAGAAAACAACAACCCATGCTTATCTCAGCACACCCAGGCTTTCTCTGCTTGGCATTCACtccctcattttctctctcgcgctctctcacccacacacacacacacacacacacacacaaacccatcTTTTATCCCAAAATTCATGGGGGCAAaatctctctcatcctctcccaACCATTCTTTCTACTCAGTTCTTGCAGGCACAATTTCCTCTTCTGTCCCAGCGCTGCCTCTGAAATCTCCTTGTTTTTCTGGCAAACACTGACCAATTCACTGTCACAGCCCCACTCTGCatccttcctttttttctggCTTTCTCTCACTCCagtgcctttttttttgtcctaaAATAATCTAGTTCAACTGAGGAAGCCCCAAGCGAATGTGACTATTCTTTTCTCATTAGCCAAAACCTGGTAAGACAGGCTCTGAGGCCTCCTGAGGTTCAGGTTTGTTGGTTAAAGCTTGGACAGATGTGGCGAAAAGCACCCACAATCATGTCCGGTGGTGACACTGTTATTTAGGACTGTGTCATTGGTCAACATCATGCAGTGGGAAAGCTaaacaggacagaaacaaaTAGGAAAGCTGAAGCTTGTtccaaataaattatttattctgCTCGTATATCTTTATGCACAGCACCAGGCTTAGTGTGGGTCATGGTCCAGGGGGCACAGCGAGAGATTAGTGACTTCATGAATCATCTCTCAGAGcattttggtttatttggtAAAACAGAAGCTCCGAGAGCAAGACTCTAAACTCCATTATAAGAGACAAGTGATTAGTTCTCACatacgatatatatatatatatatatatattgacttTCTATCTGTGGCAATGTCACACAATTCATTGAAGAGGCCGTACCATAGCCTAATGTTGGGCTATACTGCCCCTTGATGGTCAGTTGAGGTACTACAACTACTGTCAAATGGGGAagtttttaaaacataacagtatttttttacattgcgCACAATATTTCtattaaacttaaaatatagTAAGTTAGATTCGACAAAAGTTGCAAATTGTGGATCATTTGTAAATCCCTTTAGGTTTATTCTACATCAGTATTATAGCTCCATCTCCTGGTAAATGAGATAACAATCTGCTTCTAAATAAAGCCACATCAAGAACATAAAGATAGTAGGTAGGCCgacagtgaaacacatgagCTGAAACTATTGATCAAATAGTGACTCAGTTGAAAAGCTGATAAGTTTTACAATTACTTCAATAGCACTTAGACAGATTAGCAATTAGGGCATGGTTGGTGCGATAATTCATAACTACACTCACACTATATGACAACTTTCTTATTTCATATTGATACAATTCCTACTTCCTacttatacattttttttcgaTATAACCTTTGGGTTATAGCTATAGCACACATAGAATGCTGATACCTTGAGAGATGCCTTTTAGAATTATGCCTGACATCATATTCTGGTTTCTttgtgacttaaaaaaaaaaactgtcagagCAAGATGTGGGACCCAGATGCAGACGCCAGACGTCATGGCAGATATAACgcatgaaatttaaaaaagcagacaAGCAAACTTAAAAGTCTGAAActtaaaacatacaaaccagCAAAACTTAGGCACAAAGAAATTCAGGGAAAAGACAAAGCAGATGCTCAAGAGATGTTAACAGAGACTTAGGCACAAGGAAAGAGTAAACAGAAGAACTAACAGAGCAGAGTAGCACAGAGCGTGTatagagaaaaggaggaaggacAACTGAACCAAGATGTGACATTAACGCTGGTGCAGAAAATCTCAGAAGCAGGaaaatgagacagagacaggaagtaaaagtaAGCAAGATAGACAAGGAATggagtttcaaagtaaaacagaaaatactgaaCTCAAAGTGCAATCAAAGATAAATCAAACATTCACAGGATAAAAAGTCAGCACAACAGACAGGTTCACAAAGGTAAACAATccttaaaaagactcaaagttCAAAACTGGGACAGAATCATGATTGAAACTTTGGGAATATAGAGCCGTCATTAAAACGGTGGTTTTCCTGCTCTAACATGCTGGAATTAACTAGTCAGGTAAGTTACCTCAGAAAATGCCTGGATAGCGGTTGTGTTTAGTTAAATCGCTTTGTGTTTAGTTGCAGTTGGTGTCCATCTTGTTTACCccttgtttgttatttggtttgGACAGTTTGTTCAATTAACACAGTCTTCAGTTGTTATATTGAGTATCGAGCATTGGACCTTTAGTTGACCCCTTTTATAGGCCTAGTTATTAGGTTTTTCATTTACGACTCCTGTTTCCTCATTGCCTCGCTGCTTGGTCCCTTACACTCAGAGAAGGTTCTGCATTAGAATTGAATGCACCCTTGTTCAGTTAACATTAACCCAGTAGGTAAACAAACCTCCAATAAGGAAAGGATAGATGAGAGGCAGCCAGGTGTGGGGTGGGGTCTCATTCCTATTTCAGTTGCAAACTACCCCAGGGGACAGCTTCCACAACCCATTGCTTTTGCACATTGGGACATTGGGACATTTATTTCTTGTGCAATTTGTGAATTGTGTATTTTGAGTAGCAGAGAGTTTGTCATGTGCTTTTAAAGAGTCTCCTTGGCCTAATTGCTCTGGGACACTTCTTGATTTGCATGCACAAATTTAATGTgtcattttgattattattgtgATATCATCGTAGCctttcttttaaacatttagtAATTTATGTTACTAAACctctgtgtgtaatgtgaaCACATATTTTATTAGCCACttaatttattcaatttgttTATTGCATGATGTTTTAATACCAATTTGGATATCAGTTGGTCTTTATTGCATGATTTtgtagttttctgttttgtagaGTTCACTGTGTTAAAGAAGGCCTTCGAAACAAAGCATCTCATTTTGTTCCTTGTTAAAGAATTGTGGTTATAGTCGGTAAATATCCCCCCTGGTTTGCTGTCTGCTCTTTCTCTACTGAAGTGCTCTAAGGTATAACTTGTGTTTAAAGGGGCTTCCCTGTGTTTTATGTTGAAGCTTCTTTCCCTTTGTGTCAATCTCTCagctcacttcctgtctttgtctgcctTCCCGCCTTTTGTGACCACCTGCTCCACCTTGAAGCAGTCTCACCTCTTTTAGTTTCATCTTGTGTATTTAGTCAGTTTTTCTTACTtcattcccagtttgtctcatcaGTTCTTCTGGtagttttcctgtgtttttcctcatgatgattccttgtgtgtgtgaccaggATACATTTTTTGAACCTTGCCTTTTGCCTCTATGTTTAGGATACTAGCTGATTTGACTGCCTACCTGTAAACCAAACCTCGAAGTctttcactgtgtatgtgtgtgaccaTGGTTACCAAGGGCCTTTGGAGTCTCCAAATGGCCTTTTTTGGAAAACGCCcagacatacccttagaaaaacatgtgtaaaatattcattttatgtGGTATTGTTATCAAATTTGAACTTGGGCTAGGTAAGGCTTCATGCTGTGGTCccattgtgttttccagctcataAGTCCCAGCTAGAGTCATCTGCAGGCATCTGTTTACCAAAAAATATTCAGGCGGAAATAAAAACCTTCTACTTCAGTGTGTTCCAACTTCTATTACTCAATGCCAGTAGCACTTACAGTGATTCTGACTATTGGGGGTAAAACCTCAGAGAGTTACCTTTCAAAAGAGACCAAAACCATGCATGTACTCCAAATGGTTCAAGAACAGCTTTCAATTTACTTTGGGTATGCCTTTTAGGCGAATTTCACCAGAAGGAACTGTTTCACAAGAGGTTAAAGACTGTTATCTTTCCTCAAGTGGTGTCTGCATTTGGGTCCCAAACTATTTGTACATGGTCACTTTCGTTTTTACCTATTTCTATTTCTGCAACCCAAGACCATGATGGTTCAccaaaatatatacatttttcagtttgtgtaatTTCGTTTCAGCCATGCTTGATGATGGTGTTATTTTCACATCTCGTCATATCGAACAATCTGAGTTAATGTCTGAACTTGAAGCTCTGTCATGTACTTCAGAGGGTTTCCTTCACAAGACGGTAGGAGCCCACACTCTCCGCTCCTCACCTGTAGTGATCAAATCCAGCAGCAGTCAGAGGTGCTCCTGTAGACTTGCTGAAAGGTTTAAACAAACAGTAACATACATTAGgtccattttttatttatttttcatttctctaGTACAGAGAATAAAGTGTACAGATGTTTGACTCTTACCAAAGACCAATTTTatactttcttctttttatgcAACTCCAAATAGAAATGACTTATTTTCCTTTAGGTCCTTGACCCCAGCACTGCCTCATGTTTCCCATATACAATTAATGAAGGTGTCAGAATATTAGAAGCACCTTTCGATATAATACTATTGAGTCCAACACCGGTTTTATATGAGTCTGTACATTTGTACTGAATCAAAACACTTTTATTGTACTATAATCTAATGTCTCAAAATAATTCAGGAAATAGATTTATCTATATGCTGCTGTTTATCTTATACGATGATGTAGGTGAACAGAATTTCTCTTTAAAACAGATGCAGTAAAAATATGGTActtaataaatatgatttagaaaaatattattCCATTGGCATGACATTTACATTGTTATTAAATGTCTAGTGTCCATAAAAAGGTCAGGATTATATTAGGATTAATACATCTGCGCAGTATTTTATTGAAGGAATAATTCAAATCTACGAAACAACTATTCAACAAACAACTATTTTAGTACTGACTCCAGTGATGCCATGAGTCCAGTGCCTTCATGCACTCAGTGAGATGAATAGACTCCACTTCATCAGTACTTTGAAAAATCAGCATTGAACTCAACAGTAAATCCTTTGAATACTAATCCATGGGCAACTGCCATAATGCAGAGTGGCCATGAAGGGAGCAAAATTAGGACAATGCATCTGAAACAGAAAAGAGTCCAATCATTTAAAGTGCAGCATGCAACAGGAATAGGCGGCTACCGAGGTAGTGCCGATAAATTATGGTTATTAATTTATCTGTAAtgcattattgattattatttatgacCAAAGGTAAATGAGCACACAGCTGTGCCAAACTGAATTGTCTCTGTTAATTGTGGTTATGCTGGATTACTTTCAGGTGTAGTTGAAGAAAATAGGGAAATGTTTGAAATCTTTTTGTGCATGTTCACCACATTCATATTAACATTCAGCTATGCTGCCATTAGCTACATAAATGCTTAGGTTTAAATGTAGGTAGGCTCAATCAAAATATGCCGGAAACTGCATAAATTATATATTAGtgttaataaatcaaataaattactcatagaaaacacttcattaaaTGTGACCCTTAACATTGAACTTATGTAATAAATTTACACAGAAATTTTATATGTAgttgaaatacataaagtcaaCGTTTTAGGCATCATTTTTATTCGAATGCTCatgagctgcaggatccagatgcTAGAGTGACGACTCTCTACTAGAGATGCACAGTTGGACACAACAggacttatttattttattttatttattttaaaaacaaacgtgTATTTTTTCATGAGCAGTCATTTTGTGGCTCTGGCCTTATATaggaaatattcaaaatgtacTTATAGATTAAGTCAATGTTTTGTTGACTTCTTACTGACATACATATTCCCCTTTCTTATTGAGACAAAAAGCAaagtgaaatgtgtttctaacATGTTGTGAGCAGATCTGTGTTGCAACATTTGCATCTGACTTTTTCCCTTCAAATACAAATTGTGAATGACatgtcacatcacatcacatcacccTTCAGAGGGTAGTGAGCAGAGAGATGAAAGTTGAATATATAATTTTTGGGTTGGTCTCGTCCAAACAGTCTTATGTAACTAAAAGATTTACATCCAGCCCTCTCCCCAATTTCTTTCCTCGtatgatgatttgtttttctatcatctctttttaatacacaaaatgaaggagaaaaaaagtattCAATGCTGATACTACTCAGTATGTGTTGCCTCTGTTTTCCGAGGGACACCATGTGCAGTATCATGAAGTATTACATAACCTCCCGGCAGCAGCGCAGCGCTTCATGGAGCAGAGCAGTGCGTCTTTAACACGTCAGGTGACACTGACAGGAGGATGATGATATCATGTTCGAGAATCCTCCGGTGAAATCAATACATCTGCTGTCGATCACTTCTACACTTTGAGTATTTAGGAATGCTGTAGAAACGCATTGGTGTCGTCAGCTCGGCGCGTGTTGACGCAGCGTTCTCCGGGAGGTGCGTGTCACTGTTTGCACGGACAGACACGCACATCACGGACTGCTTCTGCGTCTGTGTCCCTccctccacccacccatcctcctcctcctcctctgactccaGCATCACTGACAGCCCGGAGACCAGCCACCACCAGGAGGGGTCTGTGCTGTTTTATTCCTGAGTGATCGGCTGCTTTAACTCACAGGTATGGGGCCTACTTTATGTGTCACTGGTTACACGATCCGGCTCTGTCGCCAAACACGAGCAGggtgcagctgtttgtgtgtgatgtggctGTGATCGCAGTGAATAATAAGGGcctttatttttcctctttttttttttttgcagtcgGCGGGTTTCCAAGGACATCGGTTCTGCAGAGATGTGCACGTCTGGCGGCTAGACGGAGCAAGTGGGAGGCAGCAGCGTGTTCACATCCCGCGACACTTCTCAGAGTAAGACATCGGGGGATCGGCGACACATCCCGGGAAGCAGCGCTCAGCTCCAGCCTCCATCGCCCCTGCTCCACCGCCTGGCTCTCGGCTGCGACGTCATGAGTTGATCGCGCCTGACAGATGTTGCATGGTTGCGGTTGCGCGGACGTAGATCCTCCGCTTGTTCGCGCTGTTTTCGGGGTCGTTCGGTAAGAAAACAACACCGTGTGCTAAATGTCCCGTCCTCGCTCTGTGCTCGCACACATCGCAGCGTTCACCTAGTTTTTTCTGCGTAAAATGATCCCCGGATCCGCCGCATCAATGCTACCGTCTGCCGAAGCCGCGAAACTCTACCAGACCAATTATGTCCGCAACTCCCGTGTCATCGGACTCCTGTGGGCCATCTTCACCATCCTGTTCGGCATCGTGAACGTGACCATCTTCTCGCAGCCCTATTGGATCGGGGATGGCATGGACACGCCGCTGGTCGGCTACTTCGGCCTCTTCCACTACTGCATCGGGGACGGGATCTCCAGAGAGCTGGCCTGTCAGGGCAGCTTCACCGAGTTCGCCGCCATCCCCTCCAGCGCCTTCAAGGCCGCCTCCTTCTTCGTCGGGATGTCCATGATGCTCGTCGTCACCTGCATCGGCTGCTtcagcctcttcttcctcctcagcaccTCCACCGTGTACAAGATCTGCGGCTGGATGCAGGCATTATCAGGTCAGTGCCTGTTACCTCCAGGGTGAGGGGTGGTTCAACTTGTTAGACAATTGTCATTTCTTTCATATATATAGgtgtatacagtataaataGTCCCAAAGACCTTTATTCTATAAGATGTTCAGTTTTAAACACATGATATCCTACTGATATCTGGTCTCTCCATCTTTATCTGTATATCTCTCTGTCtataactctctctctctctctctctctctctctctctctctctctctctctctctctctctctatatatatatatatatatatatatatatatatatatatatcagtctGTATCAGTCTGCTCTATATGTCCTCTCTATAGCTCTATatatctctctgtctatctctctatctctctctatatatatatctcaatatctctatatctatctatctattgcTGTCTATCTCTAGCTTGTCTCTCTATATCTATAAATCTCTACATGTCTAgctctctatctctatctgtTTCTCTATCTATATCTGTAACTGTATCTCTCCATATCTCTATCTGTACCTCTatatatctctctatctctatctctatctattgCTATCTTTCTCTATGTATATCTCTCTAGATCTTCATCCATATACCTCTttacatctctctctgtctatctcccTATcgatatctctctctctctctctctctctctctcatgttgAAAGAGGAAATGCTTCTGTGCGGCCtattttttcctgttgtgtatTAGAACCATTGAACTCATAATCACTGGGATTTATTTGAATGTGCTTGATCAGTTGATTAGATAAATGCAGTGAACAgtgatgaaggtgaagagtGTTCAGTATCTCTATGGGAGCTGTCAACACTGCTCTACAGACagtgctgtccatggtgctgaagtTCTGCTGAGACCAGGACAGGTGTCATATTTAAAGGGCCAACCAGTGAGGGGGTACATATTATTGTATAAACTACAGGTATGGTCAGAAATGAAATGTTCCCCAGcttatttttcaaaatacatCAAAGTCTTATGGTCAGAAAAGCTTTTTCCAAATATAACACAACATCATTCATGCAGCTGAAACCTCTGAGAAGTGGATATTTCTTCTTCAATAATGGCCAGAGACGATGGTactgtttgtttggttcatACGATAAAATGATACAAAACCATAATCCTGCAACACTGCTTGTATaaggaaattattattatgcataTATAGACAGTGGTGTTGTTCAGAGGTTTGGACTTC comes from the Hippoglossus stenolepis isolate QCI-W04-F060 chromosome 5, HSTE1.2, whole genome shotgun sequence genome and includes:
- the LOC118108991 gene encoding LHFPL tetraspan subfamily member 3 protein → MIPGSAASMLPSAEAAKLYQTNYVRNSRVIGLLWAIFTILFGIVNVTIFSQPYWIGDGMDTPLVGYFGLFHYCIGDGISRELACQGSFTEFAAIPSSAFKAASFFVGMSMMLVVTCIGCFSLFFLLSTSTVYKICGWMQALSGVCLVLGCMIYPDGWDSDEVRRMCGEQTDKYSLGACSVRWAYILSIMGILDALILSFLAFVLGNRQDGLMSEELLAESKEGGNA